In Leptolyngbya sp. NIES-2104, the genomic window TTTAATCGTTGCTCTAATGCCCGTGCCTGTGACTCGGATTCACAGATTAGAAATTTGTGAACAGAATAGGCAATTCCCCGCTCATTTGCAGCTTTCAGCATTCGGCTTCCGGTGCCGTTGCGATGTTGCTTCATGCGCTGATTCAGGTTCTTACAACTGCCCAGGTAAAATCGTGCGCGATGCTTTGGTGATCCGAGTGGATAGACCAGGGCGATCAGGTAAACGAACCCAATGCCCTGCTGGTTCATGACTGATAAACACCCTCGCTAATCTGATTGATCAAAGCAGACATGAGCGGCATTGCGTCACAGTCGTCTGCGTTGTAGCGAATGAGAAAGTTGAGAAATTCGCAAACATTGGGTGTGGCTTCGCCGTGAAAAATCTCGATCGCGGTATCTTTCAAAGCCTGGGGTAATGTCATTCCGCCCTTGTTTGATAAATGAGATTCGGTATCGAAGCCTTGCCACAGCGAGAGAATCCCGATTAGCGTAAATTTTTCTACAGCAGTCAGAGCTTCAAAGTGATTGCCGAATTGATCCATCAGTTCAGCGATCGCGGGAGTTTCGTGATAGTAGGTTGCAAGCGAGTGTTTGGTTGGCATAATTCAAAAAGCTCCTAGATTGTTCAATTTGTGGAGTCATAGCCGTCCGATGGTTGGTCGCCGGGGACGGCTATTTGTTTATTGAGCAGTGCGAGATTGGCACTTAGCTATCCAGCAAGGCAAGCAATTCTTCATCTGCGGTTTCAGTTGATTGAGACGAGAGATTAGTTTGCACAGTCCGTTGTTTGAGTTGTCGCTTGTAATCGTTCAAAACGAAAGTAATGATCTCGGTAGGATCGTCTGTCCCCAGTTGTGTACCGATTTCGTTAACAAAGGGCTGGAGATATTCCCGAATGCTGCAACGCACCATCAGCTACCTCTTCGTTGCTTTAGTTGGGCAAGTTTTGCAAGACCACGAGCGTTTGCCCAATGCCCTTGAGTAATCGGCGTAATTCCCTTTGCAGTCAGTAGTTGCGTGATTTGAGGAAGTTCAGAACCTCCACCTACTGCCAGAACTGCGCTGCTGGTAGCTCTCCAAGGTTCGCCTGCCTTTAACGCCGTAGCGAGGGTAGATTGCACCCACGGTTTCAGTTCGACTTGATAGATGTGGCGGAAATTCCAGCCAGTCGTACCATACTCAAAGGTTTTTGCCTCGATCCCGGCTCTAATGATCTGACGATCGCCTTCACCATTTAATTGTTTGCGGGTTTCTAGATTTCGAGCGATCGCATCAATTAAATTCTCGACTCCACCTGGCGTAACTTTGCGAATGAGAAGTTTTCCTTTCGCACCAAAAACGCTGATGATGCAAGTTCCGTTGCCGAAGTCATAGAGAAGGGACTGTCCTTCTGACTCAATTTCGGATCTGGCAGTCACGATCGCGCCCACACCTTCTTCAACAACTGCGACGACTTTGACCCCGATCGTTGACACTTCTTTTCCATTGAAGCGAACAGTATGATTGCCATTGAGCAAGCTAGAAAGCTCATGACCAAAAGCTTGGGCATCTTGAATGCTGGCTACGAGCGTGAATGCCCAGTGAGACTGATGCGGCAGAGTTGCGATCGTGCCCAACAAAAGTTGTAAACCGTAATTCAATTTGCCTCGCCGATCATCCACAACGCGATAGTAACCCATAGGATTTTGCTGGTAGGCACTAATGCCTGATAGCCATCGATGGCTAATTAGCTCAGAGCGATCGCCACTAACGTATTCAACTAAACCAGTCAAAGGATCATAAATTTCGCTGTAAATTGGTAAAACATAAGACGGAATTAGGATTTCAGTCTCCTCAAAGATTAGATTTGTAGAGCCATTGCCGCAATCAAAACCTGCTGAAAGATTAATGAGCGGTGACCGCCTGTAAGTGGTTGTAGCTGTCAGTGCTGAAGTGTTGGGTGTCATGCTATTGACCCTATATAAGTAATTCAAAGCCTTGTAGCGTGAGGCATTAGCTGAAGATTTCCGTCTTGATTGGTTCACTGGCAGCGATTCCCAACCAGAGTTTAGAATTGGCTACCTCTGTCGCTAAACGTATGTTAGCATAGAATTACCATAGAATTAGATGCTGATAACATCTTTCGTTATGGCATTGCATCATTAGCGACACAAGGGAGGCTAAAATTCCATGGCACTAACGACTTCAACCGAAATGAGTAAGCGAACAACGATCGTCTTGCCCGACAAAATTTTTGCAGATCTCGAAAAATGGGCAGATGAAGAAGGCAGACCAACCGCGAATCTTGCAGCTTTTTTAGTAGAACAAGCTGTAAGAGCCAAATACTCTTCTGAATATCCAAAGCCAGAAAGTCGGACAAAAGACTAGCGCCGAAGAAACTTTATTTTTCAGAACTGAGGTGATAGCCAAGATGACAAAACAACTTTGGGAAAAGACAGTTGTTGGTAAACCATCTGCCCTATTTTGTCCAAGCAACGATGAGGAAATGTGTCTGTATTTACAACAGTTCTGTTTTCAAATAGAACTACCTCATGACCTCGGTAGAGGTCATCAAACTGTAGTGGAGTATGAGATTCTCCACCTTCAAATGATGGGTTACTGGTATGCCTATCACTACTTAGGAGAACGTAAAGCTGAACTTTTGCGAGAACTAGAATCAGAGCGCGGAGCCGGGTTTGAGCCAATGGCTCATGCTGCCTTTGCCCTACTAGAACTGTGTAAATGCTGTGTCCAAAGTGGGTATTTCCATCATTCATCTCAACTCATTTCAGTCTCTTACCAAAACTTTTATCAGGTTTGGATCTGCTTGCTGGTTGATGATATTCAAAGTGAATTGAAGCGAGGATTTCGCAAAAAAGAAGAAATTACTTCGATTAGAAGGGAAATTGACCAGGGGCGAGATTTGATCAAAAAACTTGAAAACATCCAAGTAGGAAAGGAAAAGGCAATAGACCTCTCAGGCAACGAGGAATTGGGATTGGTAGAAAACTCCGCTCTTGGAGCGTTGATCACAAGCATTGCTGCTTTTAGAACTGAGCCTGTTCCGAATAAAATCTGGAGGGCTTGGAATTATTACTTATCAAGGTTGAAGAAAGTAGCTACGAAGCAAAGCGAACCGGACAACGGACCCATGTTTTACATCGATGAACAGGGGCAACTCTGGCTTAAAGGCAAGGGTAATCAATCGCATTTATACCCTGAAGAAGACGCGCAGAAGATTTCAGCAATGGTTGCAGCACAGACTAACTTCTGGAAACGACATCCTGTCAGAATTCGCTAGCGTTGGATTGGGTTCGTAGAAAACTATGCAGAGGTGAATCGTTCAGGATACATACTTACCATGTCTTTATTTCAAGTGCTAAGTCTAACTGGTAATCGAGACCGCAGTGCAAACTTGCATCGCAACCTCAGCGGGTTTCGGACTTCTTTCCAGAAAAAGCTACGAGGAGAGCAGTGTGTAAAACAAAGAACTAGGTATTCATTGTTCTGTGTGCAAGAGTTAAAAGAGGCTAAGAGTTAACCAAACGAAAGGGAGAATTGAAGTGCCCCATCCCCGTTTAGAACAGTATCCACTTGATCACTTGGTAGCTACTAAGCTAAATGATCGAGATTATCAAAGTCTGCAAAAAAGAGTGAAGGAAGAAAGCTCTAGCCAAGCTTCTTTGGTTCGTCTTGCAATTCGCAACTATCTTCGATCGTCTTTTTAGGGCAGTCAAGTTTGCGAAAACAGCATTTACTTCTGGAGGTAATTACTACTCAAGAAAGTTGGATTCGCAAAGGGTTGACGTGAAGCCGTCAAACTCCGCAACCAGTGATAACTACAGTGCGAATGGGCGGGGAGACTAACTGAAAGCTTTGGCGAGCGCAGAAGTTAGTATCCCCTTGATTCACTATTTCTAATTCTAGGGGAACTTCACTCTATGACGCAAGAGTGTCATTGGATAAATTACCCTAGCCGCTGCATGGTCAACATCTCTAGCGCTCGCCTTTTGAACTAATCGAAAAACTAAGAACGAGCGTAAGGTTTTGCCCAATGTCAGCAAAGACTCAATTCATTGATCGCAATGTAGTGATTGCATTCCTCTCATTGCTCGGATATCAGGACAACGACGAAGTTTTCCTTCGGTTTTTCTACCCTAGCGGTGACCCTCGCAAAAAATCGGATAAAGGCAGGAAGTTGAACGCCAAGTTTCCTAACTTACCTTGGGAACAGATGGAGCAATTGCAATCGGCAGGTTATGGGTGCTATGTAGTTGTAAATGGGGGCGGACATAGGGACTCAGAGGTAATTTTGGGTCGTGCGATTTTTTATGAACACGACAACCTGGATAAAGTGGTTTCTCGTGATCTTTGGAAAACACTGAATCTGCCTGAGCCGACTTGCCAAGGAGATACGGGCGGAAAAAGTATCCACACTTATCTACGCTTGTCGAATTGCACTATTGATCAATGGACGAATCTACAGCTTGATTTGCTGGAATTTGCAGATGCCGATCGCAGTAACAAAAACCCCAGTCGTGTGATGCGCCTTATTGGTGCTACCTATCTTGCACCTGGACGGGAGCCAGTTCAGTCCGAGCTTATCAGTTGTTCTAACAAAGTCTACACTTACGAAGAATTGCGAGCGGCTATTCCTAGACGAAATGAGTTAGCGATCAAGCGGCAGTGGAGTGAATTTGATCGACAATTCAAATTGCCCACGACTAAGCGAGTACCTTTAATCGAGTGTCTCAGCAGAGCTAATCGTGTACTAATTGAGCAGGGCACTGGAGAAGGGCAACGCAACGATCGAGGATATGCTCTTGCTTGCGATTTGATTGGTGTTTCCAATTACCTGTCCAAAATTGCTCAACCTTACGAGGGTGAACCAAAGTTGTTATTTGAGCAGTACTGTAGCCTCTGCTCACCACCTTTAGAAGTTGCCGAAGCTGAATCAATCTGGCGAAGCGCAGAAGTGAGATCAACAGGCAGCAGTTTGTCTGAAAGTCAAATCGAAAATTGCATCAAAGGCTGGGAATGGCGGCAGAGATCGCAAGAGACTCCTTCAGAAATTTACAAGAGCCATTCAGAGGTGAATTACAAAGTTCCTGAGCAGACTAAAGCTGAACCCACTGAAGACCTCCCAAACTTTGAAGACACTATGCAACAGTTAGATTTGATCTTTGAGGTCTTTGGAGTCGGAACAGCCCGCTGGAAATGGGAAATTGGAGTTTTAGCTAAAGCGGTTAAACGAAGTCGATCAGAACTCCTCGAAATTTACCAAGACAAACAGAGCGAGACTGAACCGTTCGCCCCGGTTGATGTCACGGACTTTCTCAGTTCAGACCAACCGGAGCGCGAATGGTTGATTGCTGGGCACGTTAGCCTTGCTAGCACGATCGGTCTCATTGCTGATGGCGGCGTTGGTAAAACCTTGTTGGTGTATGACTTGTGCAAGGCGATCGCGACGGGCAACTCCTGGAACGGATTCAGATCGAAGCGATCAAAGGTGCTAATAATCCAGACTGACGAACCAGAAGTCGATACTAGGGAACGCTTAAATATTGCTGGTTTTCAAGCTTTAGAAGCTGGCTGGATCTTTATTGAAACGAATTGGCAATTCTGCAAAATAAGACAGTTAGAAGACTGGATCGAACAGCATTTTGCGAGTGAAAGTGGGTTTGTGGTAATTGACTCAATGTCCTCGGCAAACCGCTCCACACAAGCCGAAGAAAAGGATTCGTCTTACGCGGCTCCACTCTACAGCTTAAGAGACATTGCAAATCGAAGAAACGTCACATTCGTCATACTTCACCACACCAATAAAATGGGCGGTGCACGAGGAACGACGGCTTTTCGGAACAACTTGTCTGAAGTCTGGGTGTTGCGAAAAGGAGACCCCAAAGACAATTTAAAGCCAACACAGCGAATTTTAGAGATCGAGAAGTCGAGGTCAGGCTGTAACGGAATTTTCCAGATTGAGCTTAACGTTGATGATTACTCTTGGGACTATCAGGGTGATTTTGGGCTGGACGAAAACACACCTGTTCCATTGAAAGCGAGAATTCTCAGTTGGTTAGAGCAAAACCGTGGAACGAAATACGAAGCTGAAGAGTTACTAGAAGTTTCCACAGTAGGTGCTGGCAGCACAAAAGAAGCCATTCGCAAGCAGTTAGAACGGTTGAAGCGGCAAGGGTTAGTAGACTGTGAGGACCGCACTCGCCAATCTCAGGCTGGTACCCGTCGTTACAAAGTTTATTTCCTACCTGCTGCTCCAGTAGCTTCTGGACAAAGCCCTGACTCGCCTACCCTAGAAGCTTGTCCAGAAGCTAGTGCGAATCACTCATATCCAGATGCAGCAAGCCTTAGACCTTCTGGACAAGCTTCTGGACAATTAGCTTCTGGACAGCTTCAATGCGAACTTACAGAACTCACCTTGCCATTTGCCTCTGGTGAATACGCCGAAGACGATTGGACGGAGATTGAGAACGCTGCTGCTCCCAATCCTGAAGAAAATGGCAGGGATTTAGCGATCGGGGACAAAGTTCTTGCATACCACTCAGAACATTGGGAAGAGGCAGTCGTACTTAAGATTCCAATCAATGCTTCAAACGGCAAGAGTATTCGTTGCTGGAAGGTTCGTTTAGCAAACGGAAATGAAGTTCATATTTGGGAGCGCAGAAATTTAGCACCGCCTCACCATATACCTGACCAGTCCGAACTGTGAAAGAACAAGTCAACCACAAGGACGCGAATAAAGATGCTAATTCCCAAGAGTTCCTTAATCAAAGCTTGCCACATTCTTCAACCAACTTAAACTTCACAAATAACGATCGTGACCACCGAAAACTCAACCGAAATTCTCATACGCGCGATCGCGATCCTTGAACGCGCTGAAGCAATTCTCAATCACATTGAAGTCGAATACTTTTCACCTCAAAGTGAATGGGTGGATAAACACGCTGCTTCTAAGATTGTGAACAAACACTGGCAAACGCTGAACGTTTGGAGACGCGATAAAGCGAAGGGCTTAATCGAAGGGATTCACTGGCAGCACGACGGCGGTGAAGTCGTGTATCACGCTGAGATGCTGAAAGACTGGTATCGTCACCGTCGCAATCCTGAAGCTCACTTACGCACCATTGAGCAATCTGCCAAATCTCAGGCAAAGCGGCGCAAACCTGCCTAGTCCGCCAGAATATCAGGAGTCGCGATCATGCCCACTGATTCCAAATACGAATCTTTCAGCACTTTGGGATCGTGCCTCGTAATCGTTGCGACCTGCTCGATCGTCATTCCGTGTTCATAAATTGCATTACTGACAAAACTTTTTCTCAGCGTGTAAGGTCGCCTGTAGTCGATATTCTGTTTTTTGAGTATTGTTTTCCATGCTCCTTTATAAAACGTCTTTGCATTCAAATTCCCGCCTTTTTTGCCGGGGAAAACAAGCGCTTCTGGGTCAAAGTCCTCTGGTCTTCTTCGTTTCAGTAGTTCGCTAACTCGCAGTGGTAGATTGACGATCGCGGCATTGTGCGCCTTGGTTGGTTTGCGCTTATTTTTCGTGGTAATCGATTCGCCAATCCAGACCTCAGTTAGCTCATCATTAAAGTGCTTCCATTGCAGTGCAAGCGCTTCTCCGGTTCGACATCCCATCGACAAAAAGAATTCAACAAAATCAGCATAGTAACTGTATTGAGGGTCAGTTCGGAATGCTTGAACGATCTCTCTTAGCTCAGTTGTGCTAAATGCTTTTTCGCCTTGGGTTGGGGCAACTTTAATCGATTCGTGTACGACCTTCCAAGGATTGCGACCCTTGACGTACTCGCGATCGCTTGCCCAGTCCCACAACGCTTTCATCATGCCGATGCGCTCCTTTAGCGTCACGTCGCTGAGTTTCGTTGCTAAGTAATCTCGAAATCGAGCAGCACCAGATTCGTCCAGCGTGGAAACGGGATTCTTTTTGAAAAACTCCTTTACCGTGTTAAAAAGTGCCTTGTACTTATCGAGCGTCGTTTCGTACACTTTCTCAACTTCGATTTTGTACTCTAGCCACCGCTCATATAGTGTTACCACACTCAAAGTCGTAGACTGAAGCTGACGATCGGTATATTTATTCAAACTGGGATCAAACTGTCGGGTGTGGAGATCCGATTCAATCTGACGCGCCTTGGCTTCCGCGATGCGACGATTGATTTCAGTGTCGGGTAGCCCCAATGCCAAGTAGAAACGTTTACCGTTACCACCGAGATCCTTTGTCCATGTCCAACGGAGTTTGAGCCGGTCATCGATCGGCAGAATAGTAACGGTTCCCGATGTAGATTTTGCTCTAGGCATAAGGGAAAAGTGGGGCTAGCTTTTATTGGTGCGAAACTGGTACGACGGATTGGTGCGGTGTTCTTCTGGGGGTAATGGGGTTGGTGCAGCACACCAATTTCACACCAATAAACACTCTAGAACCCAACAAAATCGCTCCAGATTCATCAGCTAGTCTACACCAAGCGCAAAGGCGCACCAAAAGCGAAGGAGGCTCAAAACCCTTCAGTTTCAAGCCTCCCAGCTAATCGGAGCGGCGGGATTTGAACCCACGACCCCTACTACCCCAAAGTAGTGCGCTACCAAGCTGCGCTACGCCCCGATGCGCTTTCTGCCTATGCCCCGTAGAGCCTTCAGATTCAGAATACCACTTTTTGAAGGTTGAAAATTGGTAAATACATTTCTGAACACCAATTCCGCCCCTCAATTGGCGGCATGACAAATTATAACACGGTTTGGGTGAGAAGACATCAAGGCTTTACAACCGACTGAAAACGGCTGATGGCATTCAAATAAATAGAGACATCGTTTTGACTTTTGGCGACCTGCCACAGTGTCAGAATGCAACGGTCATACGTCATTGCCCCGTAATTTGAAAGCTGGAAATAACAAATGCCTTTGACCCATTGCCATTCGGGGGGTTCTTGGTGCTGTTTTAATACGAAGTTCTGGAGAGTCCTGACTTTCCACCCAAACATTTTTGCCGCATTGTCTTGGCTGATCTGCTGGCAAACCTCATCTAACATTAGAGTGTTCTTCATAGCGTCTCGACATCACAGAACTTCATTCGGTGTCTTGTTTGTTTCAGCTTTAGTTGCTGAATTAAGCTGAGTAGGCGTTGATCGTGGTCTGCAATCAGATCTGGGCAGCTTGCGCTTGTTGTCGGTGCAGTTCAATTTGTCCTTGTTGGTGAGCAGCTTTTAACAGGGGTTGGATGAGAGCCAGAGGCAGAAGATCAGATGCGAGATGGCGTAGATTCTGGCGATGGTGTTCAGATTCGCTCCGAAGCTGTTGAAGCTGCTGGTTCAGTTGGGGAGCGGCTTCGGCAAGGTTTCCGCCTTCGGCATCGAATTTGGCTTGCGCCGATCGTAGATTGTCTTCTGCGGTTTCGAGGGTTTCGATCAGGGTGTCTAGGCGGTTTTGTTCGGTTTGTAAATCGATTCGCTGCTGGTTGAGCCGTTGCTCGATCGCGTCTAGCGCTTGTCGATCGCGCTTTTCTGCCATGTCTCGACGTTTGCGGCTGACGAGAATTTCGAGGTCGGTGACGAGTCGATCGCTGAGTTCGAGTCCGAGGACGGCGCGAATGGCTTCGACGACGCTGGCAGGGGGGACAGACCCTTTAAACTGGCTGCCCCTTCTTCTGTCAACAGTGCAGCTTTCAATCAATCTGAATCATTCTGCTTGCAACGCTGATGAATTCTGGTGAGTGCTTGATCGGAATGGGTCGGCTCCATTCGCTGCCAGAAATGATGTTCTGCCTATGTAGCAAACCAATCATACGCTCAATGGCTCTACGAGACCCGATTAAAGTCATTTTCACAGGGTTATCGTCTAAGGAAGACTGTACGAAGTTCTCTTCTGGTCGTTGACCCAAATCGTCTGAGGCTTCTCTGTCAATGAACATCTTAAATACTCCATGTTTGAAATGACTGTCACACGAAATCGTCACAGTCCAATTAGTATTTAATACTAGCACAGTCCAATTGGACTGTATACGAGGATGCAAAGCTCTGACACGATTAATCATGCTTAGAGCAATTCTTCGTGTTAGGGCGTATGGGAAAAGCGGGTAAGGTTCTAAAAACAGTGATGCAGAATTACGGCATCAGTCAAGGGAAGTTAGCAGCAGCAATGGGAATTGGTGCATCCAATGTCTACCGTTGGGCGAACGAAATCCGCGATCCAGGTTCAGAAACCGTGATGAAAATTTTGGAAGCATTGGAAAAGTTGAACTCTGATGCGGCTACAGAATTTAGAAGGCTATATATGAGCAATGAGCTAGAGGAAGATGACTAAGCAATCTTCCAGAATTTTCGATGCCATTGCAGAGAGTCGATTCTGGGATTGTAGATTTCATTGTTAGGTAGAAGAATAGCTTCTCCGTCAAAATCTCGCATCGATCGCAAACCGTTCGGTGTTTCTTCGTGAAAGCGATCGCGAGGTATAACAATCCGATAATTCTCATCAATGCTAAACCAACCTCGATCGAACGCCCAATGATGATTCTTACAAAGTGCTAACCCATTATCGAAGTGATCATCTCGGAACTCAGAAAACGGCTTGATATGCGCTCCATCTACGATATCTTGGCTATTTTGACTCACGACTTTCAATCTGCAAAAGGCGCAACGCTGTTCATAGAGCGAAACTACAATTCGTCGAAAAGCCGCATTTCTGACGAAGGCTTTATCCTGATCCTTCAAATCACCGATCGTGTAGGTTGCTCCACCTTTCTCAAACAATCGAAGCTGAACGTTCTGAAGCTCATCAACTTGATACAACTCATTAAACTTTTGAGATTTAGCTGGAAACCATTTTTGAATTAAAGCTTCGGCTAATTGAACTCTTCTAGCGGCATCTTGTAGATACTCGAATAGCTCATCGTCTACATAAGCGTACTTCACAGCATTTCTTAGAGCAGACAAGCCCTTGATTTTGGTTTTCGTAGCGATCGTTGCCTCAAATCCAGGATTCGGCATGAGATACCAGAACTTATCGCCAGTGAGATGATAAAAGGGCAAAGCAATATCTGATCGATGCTCAGTAGTAACTAAGTGAGATGGACCCGTAGGGTTGGACAAGAAATAGATAGTGAATAAGCTACAGTTCTAGATCTCAATTCTACTAACTTTACTGATCTAGATTCAATTCACGCTTTTGCTTCTTTCATGTTCACATTCTTTAGACTACTACAATACACTTGATTCGGTGTCTTGTATTCTAATCCTTGATGTGGTCTGACTTGATTGTACCATTGAAACCAGTGTTTCACTTCTTGATTCAAATGCTGTCCATTCTCGAATGACTTGAGATAAATCAACTCATACTTCAAACTCCGCCATAATCGCTCAATGAAAATGTTGTCATGACATCTGCCTCGCCCATCCATGCTGATGTTGATTTGAGCTGCTTGGAGACAATCGATGAACGCTGTCGCCGTGAACTGTGCGCCTTGATCACTGTTAAAGATCTCTGGCTTGGGATAACCCGCTAATGCTTCATCCAATGCCTCCACACAAAACGCCACTTCTAACGTGTTTGAGATGCGCCATGACAAGACTTTGCGGCTGTACCAGTCCATCACTGCTACCAGGTAAAAGTGTCCCTTCGCGCCTGGAAGATAGGTAATGTCGGTACACCAGACCTGATTCGCATTCGTAATGGCTAATCCTCGCAGCAGATAGGGATAAATCCGATGCTCTGGATCGGCTTTGCTGGTATTGGGTTTCGGATAGATCGCATACAACCCCATCTCCCGCATCAACCGTTGCACCCGTTTTCGATTCACGTTGTACCCTCGCGATTGCAGAAACACCGTCATTTTCCGACTGCCGTAAAACGGCGTTTCCAAGTATTGTTCGTCGAGCAACCGCATGATTGCCAGTTCTTCTTCCGACGGCGGCAAAGCTTGGTAGTAGAAACTCGATCGCGCAATGCCCAACAATTCACACTGACGCACAATGCTCAACTCTGGATGCTCTGAATCTACCAAGGCTTTTCGGTCGGCAAGCCCAATCGTGCCGACCTGTTGGCTAAAAAATCTCGCTCCACTTGCAACTTGCCAATTTGTCGATATAACTCGTCAACTTGGGCGCTCGTTTCTGGCTCCACTGCACTCGATTTCGCACCGCGTTCAAACAACTCACTCGCACCGTCCAAAAGCTGCCGTTTCCAGTTGTGGATCATCGTGGGGTGAACGCTGTAATGACTCGCGATTTCCGCGATTGTCTTTTCTCCTTTAATCGCTTCGAGGGCGACTTTGGCTTTAAACTGGGCGCTGTGTTGTTTACGTTTGTTTTGGCTCATATCTACTCCTACCATGAGGTTGAGGGGTGTAGCTTATTCACCTGTCCAGTTTTTTTGTTCCACTTCAAAGTTCGACCAGTATTTGAGAAAAGTTGCAATGAGTTCCGGAGATAGATAAATCTGATTACGCTCAATTTTATTTTGTTCAAATAGTTCAATCACAGAAAGTAACAAACATGGCTTATGAGGAGCAACACCATGAGCATTATCAACCCTGAGTTTCGTGAACTTGTAGGTGTAAAAGTTTAGATCTTTGTTCATATACACTGCTCCTCTCAAGATAAATCTATGTTTAGTGATGCCCTAGAACTTGTATTAGCTGCTCAACTTGGTCAAGTTTGTTATAGAACCATCTGTGAATGAGGATAGTAGTTAAGCTAACTCTTGAAGCTGGCTCTTGTAGTAATTCAAATAGTGCATCATCGATCTGAGCGTATTTAACCGCCTGCTTCACTTCCTGAAAGGTCTTAAGCTTTATCTTAGATGTGATAATCTTTCTAATTCCTGGGTTTGGTGTTAGATGCCAGAATTTGTCGCCTTGCAAATGAAAGTAAGGTCTAGATATGTCTGGATTATGACGTTCTGAACCTAAATAGCTCCAAACCTGTAAGAAAGTTTCAATCAAGTTAGAAGACAGAAAGATTTGATTTCGTTTGATTGTGCCTGTTCTGATTAGTTCAATGACAGTCAGAACTAAGATGGGCTTGTGAGGCGCGATACCATGAGCGCGATCGACTCGTAACCGTGAGAATCGAATCGAGTAATATTGCAACTGATCTAAGTGATCAAAAGTAGCCATACATCACTCAAAAAACATATTGAAATTGATGTCCTCGTTGTCCTGTTCAAGTTTAGTTTTACTTAGAATCAATAGAATTTGCTTTGTGTAATTTTCAGCCCCAAACAATTCATTTTTTAGAATTCTAAAGCCTGCATTTGCATATTCTTCAAACACTCTAAGCCGCAGATCCTCATATTCTTCAGTTGAAGCAAGAGTCTTTGGATCTGCTGTTGCTGTAATTGCGAGTAAGTTGATTACAGACTCGTAGCCTCTTGTAAAGAACTGCTCTTGTGGAATTGGATCAGGCTCTTTTAAGGAAATTTTCTCTAGAGGTTCACGTTTCTTACGCTTCGCACCCAATACAGCCGCAAAAGTCACAATATCAGCATAAGTTTGAAAAGGCGAATTAGGCGTTACAGAGTTCTTTAGAGATCGAACAAACTCCGCTTTATCTTTTGCAACTCTAACTCTACCTTTCATGAATTAACGATCGCACAATAGCGTTTATTTTAAATCCCTCTGGAAATTCTGAACATTCTTTATCAGATGAACAATCGCACAAACTCCCTCAAGTTCGATCGCACTATCCCTTCCGCC contains:
- a CDS encoding DNA phosphorothioation-associated protein 4 encodes the protein MKGRVRVAKDKAEFVRSLKNSVTPNSPFQTYADIVTFAAVLGAKRKKREPLEKISLKEPDPIPQEQFFTRGYESVINLLAITATADPKTLASTEEYEDLRLRVFEEYANAGFRILKNELFGAENYTKQILLILSKTKLEQDNEDINFNMFFE